Proteins encoded within one genomic window of Alcanivorax sp. REN37:
- the tpiA gene encoding triose-phosphate isomerase → MTTTSRRPLVAGNWKMNGSAALAASLSQAVRAAAPAQVEVLLCPPFPYLAQVQAALVGSGVQLGAQDLAVAQDGAFTGEVSGAMLRDVGCGYVLVGHSERRTLYGETDAVVAEKFAAAQAQGLRPILCVGETLDEHEAGEAEAVVRRQLDAVLNKVGIAAFADAVVAYEPVWAIGTGLTATPAQAQTLHAVIRAHLADQDASVAAAVRLLYGGSVKADNAASLLAEKDIDGGLIGGASLDADSFLAICQAAKAD, encoded by the coding sequence ATGACAACAACATCGCGTCGGCCGCTGGTGGCCGGTAACTGGAAAATGAACGGTTCAGCCGCGCTGGCTGCCTCGCTATCGCAAGCCGTGCGCGCCGCCGCGCCGGCACAGGTGGAAGTGCTGTTGTGCCCGCCGTTCCCGTATTTGGCGCAGGTGCAGGCAGCGCTGGTCGGCAGCGGGGTGCAGCTCGGTGCTCAGGATTTGGCCGTAGCGCAAGACGGCGCCTTCACCGGCGAAGTCTCCGGCGCCATGTTGCGGGATGTGGGCTGCGGCTATGTGCTGGTGGGCCACTCCGAGCGTCGTACTCTGTACGGCGAGACCGATGCGGTGGTGGCAGAGAAATTCGCCGCTGCTCAGGCGCAAGGGCTGCGGCCGATCCTGTGCGTCGGTGAGACGCTGGACGAGCATGAGGCGGGCGAGGCTGAGGCGGTGGTACGCCGCCAGCTGGATGCGGTGCTCAATAAGGTCGGTATTGCCGCCTTTGCTGATGCCGTGGTGGCCTACGAGCCGGTGTGGGCGATCGGTACTGGGCTCACCGCTACTCCGGCCCAGGCGCAGACCCTGCATGCGGTGATCCGCGCCCATTTGGCGGATCAGGATGCGTCCGTCGCTGCGGCCGTGCGCCTCCTTTACGGCGGCAGTGTAAAGGCGGATAATGCCGCCTCCCTGCTGGCCGAGAAAGACATCGATGGTGGTCTGATCGGAGGGGCGTCCCTGGACGCAGACAGTTTTCTCGCCATTTGTCAGGCGGCAAAAGCAGACTAA
- a CDS encoding DUF4870 domain-containing protein, with product MNEQTPAIRPEDRNMAMACHLAALIGLLIPFGTLLGPLVLWLLKKDQSPFIDEQGKEAINFNITMLLAGIVSAVLTMVLVGFLLLAVVGIAWLVLTIVAAVKVSNGQSYRYPFTLRLVK from the coding sequence ATGAACGAACAAACTCCTGCGATCCGGCCGGAAGACCGCAACATGGCCATGGCCTGCCACTTGGCCGCCCTGATTGGCCTGCTCATCCCGTTCGGCACCCTACTCGGCCCACTGGTGCTGTGGCTGCTGAAGAAAGACCAGAGCCCGTTCATTGACGAGCAAGGCAAAGAGGCGATCAACTTCAACATCACCATGCTGCTGGCTGGAATTGTCTCCGCCGTGCTGACCATGGTGCTGGTCGGCTTCCTGTTGCTGGCCGTCGTCGGCATCGCCTGGCTGGTGCTGACCATCGTCGCTGCAGTGAAAGTGAGCAATGGCCAGTCCTACCGCTACCCGTTCACCCTGCGCTTGGTGAAATAA
- the greA gene encoding transcription elongation factor GreA produces MQRVPMTAEGAEALRAELQHLKMVERPRIVQSIAEAREHGDLKENAEYHAAREEQGFCEGRISEIEGKLGAAQIIDVTQIPHTGKVLFGTTVTILDVDTDEQKVYKIVGDDEADIKQGKISVSSPIARGLIGKQEGDVVQIETPGGVVEFEIDSVEHR; encoded by the coding sequence ATGCAACGAGTGCCCATGACGGCAGAGGGTGCGGAAGCGCTGCGCGCAGAGCTTCAGCACCTGAAAATGGTCGAGCGCCCGCGCATCGTCCAGTCCATCGCGGAAGCCCGTGAACACGGTGACTTGAAAGAGAACGCCGAGTACCACGCGGCCCGCGAAGAGCAGGGGTTCTGTGAAGGGCGCATTAGTGAGATCGAAGGCAAGCTTGGTGCTGCCCAGATCATTGATGTGACTCAGATTCCGCACACCGGCAAGGTGCTGTTCGGCACCACCGTGACCATTCTCGACGTCGATACCGACGAACAGAAAGTCTACAAAATCGTCGGTGACGACGAAGCGGATATCAAACAAGGCAAGATTTCGGTGAGCTCACCCATTGCCCGCGGCCTGATCGGCAAGCAAGAAGGGGATGTGGTGCAGATCGAAACCCCGGGTGGGGTAGTCGAATTCGAGATCGACAGCGTCGAACACCGCTAA
- the yhbY gene encoding ribosome assembly RNA-binding protein YhbY, protein MPLSNQDVRRFRAIGHHLKPILIFGGSGLSDSFIAELDARLEDHELIKVRINAQTREDRDAVAQALTEASGAQIVQRIGNVALLYRAAKKPHPRLSNILRAQQG, encoded by the coding sequence ATGCCGCTTTCAAACCAGGATGTCCGTCGCTTCCGCGCCATCGGGCATCATCTCAAGCCGATCCTGATCTTTGGCGGCAGCGGCCTGAGCGACAGCTTCATCGCTGAGCTCGACGCCCGCTTGGAGGATCACGAGCTTATCAAGGTCCGTATCAATGCCCAAACGCGGGAAGACCGTGATGCTGTGGCGCAAGCGCTAACCGAAGCCAGCGGTGCCCAGATTGTGCAGCGCATCGGCAATGTGGCGCTGCTGTATCGGGCAGCGAAGAAGCCGCATCCGCGCCTGTCCAACATCCTGCGCGCCCAACAGGGCTGA
- the folP gene encoding dihydropteroate synthase: MSQPAPVLHCGARTLSLSAPVVMGILNVTPDSFSDGGRFNQRDAALAQARQMVADGAAIIDIGGESTRPGAVPVSPQQELDRVLPVVEALNAELDVVLSLDTSTPAVMTAGAAAGAGLINDVRALTRPGALAAAAATGLPVCLMHTQGEPDVMQDAPSYEDVVAEVEQYLLARLAAAEAAGIARSQLLIDPGFGFGKTDPHNLRLLQELPRLARFGVPLLVGLSRKSLVGRTLSRPVDERLAGSLALAVLAAERGAQIVRVHDVRETVDALRMTRAVLGAA, translated from the coding sequence ATGAGCCAACCCGCACCAGTGCTCCACTGCGGCGCGCGGACATTGAGCCTGTCCGCGCCCGTGGTGATGGGCATCCTCAACGTCACGCCCGATTCCTTTTCCGATGGTGGCCGCTTTAACCAGCGCGACGCAGCTTTGGCGCAAGCGCGTCAGATGGTGGCGGATGGTGCTGCCATCATTGATATCGGTGGCGAGTCGACCCGTCCCGGTGCCGTGCCAGTCTCACCCCAGCAGGAGCTGGACCGGGTGCTGCCGGTGGTGGAGGCGCTCAATGCCGAGCTGGACGTGGTGTTGTCGCTGGATACCAGCACGCCGGCGGTGATGACTGCGGGCGCCGCTGCCGGTGCGGGACTGATCAACGATGTGCGGGCGCTGACGCGCCCCGGCGCGTTGGCGGCTGCTGCCGCCACCGGGCTGCCGGTGTGCCTGATGCACACGCAGGGCGAGCCGGATGTGATGCAGGATGCGCCCAGCTATGAAGACGTGGTGGCGGAAGTGGAGCAATACCTGCTGGCGCGGTTGGCGGCGGCGGAAGCCGCCGGTATCGCCCGCAGCCAACTGTTGATTGATCCCGGGTTCGGATTTGGCAAGACCGATCCGCATAACCTGCGTCTGTTGCAAGAGTTGCCCCGCCTGGCGCGCTTCGGCGTGCCGCTGTTGGTGGGGCTGTCACGCAAGTCACTGGTCGGACGCACGTTGTCGCGGCCGGTGGATGAACGACTGGCCGGCAGCCTTGCGCTGGCGGTTCTGGCGGCCGAACGCGGTGCCCAGATCGTGCGCGTGCACGATGTGCGCGAAACCGTGGATGCGCTGCGCATGACCCGGGCCGTGCTGGGCGCGGCCTGA
- the glmM gene encoding phosphoglucosamine mutase — MTRKYFGTDGVRGTVGQYPITPDFALRLGWAVGTVLAEKGLSKILIGKDTRISGYVFESALEAGISAAGVDILLLGPMPTPAIAYLTTTFNAQAGIVISASHNPYTDNGIKFFGADGRKLADAVEEAIEARLDEPMEMVAADALGKIRRIVDARGRYIEFCKSTVLGRLNLTGKKIVVDCANGAAYHIAPDVLDELGAEVIPLAVSPDGLNINLDCGSTHPEMLQRAVLEHGADLGIAFDGDADRVLMVDEHGELVDGDQLLYVLAMDRHARGVLNGGVVGTLMSNFGLEKALADAGIPFRRAKVGDRYVMEMLDAEGWQLGGEGSGHIVCLDAITTGDGMIAALQVLAALQRQGQTLAQAVGGMTKMPQLLINVRGSQRDGVLERDDIRTAVAAAEARLADAGRVLLRLSGTEPLVRVMVEGEDATLVTSVCEELAAAVQHSIA, encoded by the coding sequence ATGACGCGAAAATATTTTGGTACCGACGGCGTGCGCGGCACGGTCGGGCAGTACCCGATTACCCCGGATTTCGCCTTGCGCCTGGGCTGGGCAGTGGGCACGGTGCTGGCCGAAAAAGGGCTGAGCAAGATCCTGATCGGCAAGGACACCCGTATTTCCGGGTATGTGTTTGAGTCGGCGCTGGAAGCCGGTATTTCCGCCGCCGGCGTGGACATCCTGCTGCTGGGGCCGATGCCGACGCCGGCCATTGCCTACCTCACCACCACGTTCAATGCCCAAGCCGGCATCGTGATTTCCGCCTCCCACAATCCTTACACCGACAACGGCATTAAGTTCTTCGGCGCCGACGGCCGCAAGTTGGCCGACGCGGTGGAGGAGGCGATTGAGGCACGTTTGGATGAGCCGATGGAGATGGTCGCTGCCGATGCGCTCGGCAAGATCCGTCGCATCGTTGACGCCCGCGGTCGTTATATCGAGTTCTGCAAAAGTACGGTGCTGGGTCGCCTTAACCTGACCGGCAAGAAAATCGTGGTCGATTGCGCCAACGGCGCCGCTTACCACATCGCCCCGGACGTGCTTGATGAGCTGGGGGCCGAAGTGATCCCGTTGGCGGTGTCGCCGGATGGCCTCAACATCAACCTCGATTGCGGCTCTACCCATCCGGAGATGTTGCAGCGCGCGGTGCTGGAACACGGCGCTGATCTCGGCATTGCCTTCGACGGCGACGCCGACCGGGTGCTGATGGTGGACGAGCACGGCGAGTTGGTGGATGGCGATCAGTTGCTCTACGTGCTGGCCATGGATCGTCATGCCCGCGGCGTGCTAAATGGCGGCGTGGTGGGCACCTTGATGTCCAACTTCGGGCTTGAAAAAGCACTAGCGGACGCCGGCATTCCATTCCGCCGCGCCAAAGTGGGCGACCGCTATGTGATGGAAATGCTCGACGCCGAAGGATGGCAGTTGGGCGGGGAAGGTTCCGGCCACATTGTGTGCCTAGATGCGATCACCACCGGTGACGGCATGATCGCTGCGCTGCAGGTGTTGGCGGCGTTGCAGCGCCAGGGCCAAACGCTGGCGCAGGCAGTCGGTGGCATGACCAAGATGCCGCAGCTACTGATCAACGTGCGTGGCAGCCAGCGCGACGGCGTGTTGGAGCGTGATGATATACGCACTGCAGTGGCCGCGGCGGAAGCGCGCCTGGCCGATGCCGGCCGGGTGCTGCTGCGGTTGTCTGGCACCGAGCCGTTGGTGCGCGTGATGGTGGAAGGTGAAGACGCGACGCTGGTCACCAGCGTGTGCGAAGAGTTGGCCGCGGCGGTGCAACACAGCATCGCTTGA
- the ftsH gene encoding ATP-dependent zinc metalloprotease FtsH — translation MTKNVVLWVVIAAVLYTVFQGVSHEPASQRLDYSDFIQRVERGDVARVEIQDFRIRGETRDGKSFETVKPPVADLDLMPTLIQNKVRVEGKEPERQSFLMQLFLSVLPILLILAIFIFFMRQMQGGGKGGGGPMTFGKSRARLLSEDQIKTTFADVAGVEEAKEEVQELVEFLRDPAKFQRLGGRIPRGVLMVGSPGTGKTLLAKAIAGEARVPFFSISGSDFVEMFVGVGASRVRDMFEQAKKHAPCIIFIDEIDAVGRSRGAGLGGGHDEREQTLNQLLVEMDGFGANDGIIVIAATNRPDVLDAALLRPGRFDRQVVVPLPDVRGREQIIRVHMRQVPAADDVNPSLIARGTPGFSGADLANLVNEAALFAARANKRMVGMEEFERAKDKILMGAERRSMVMSEEEKLNTAYHEAGHAIIGRLVPEHDPVYKVSIIPRGRALGVTMYLPTEDKYSQSKRALESMICSLFGGRIAEEMINGFDGVTTGASNDIERATKMARAMVTKWGLSEKLGPLAYEEEEGEVFLGKAMSQRKHVSEQTAEAIDREVRAIIDDCYARAKAILEGNRDKLEAMAQALMLYETIDADQIDDIMNNRTPRPPKDWQDPSAGRPSASAGDAQTPDSSGGEEGPIGGPANTH, via the coding sequence ATGACGAAGAATGTGGTGCTCTGGGTGGTGATTGCCGCCGTGTTGTACACGGTGTTCCAGGGTGTCAGCCATGAACCGGCCAGTCAGCGGCTGGACTACTCCGACTTCATCCAACGCGTGGAACGTGGTGACGTGGCGCGGGTGGAAATCCAAGATTTCCGCATCCGTGGCGAAACCCGTGATGGCAAGAGCTTCGAAACCGTGAAGCCGCCGGTGGCCGACCTCGACCTGATGCCGACGCTGATCCAGAACAAGGTACGGGTAGAAGGTAAGGAACCGGAGCGTCAGAGTTTCTTGATGCAGCTGTTCCTTTCGGTACTGCCGATCCTGCTGATCCTCGCCATCTTCATCTTCTTCATGCGCCAGATGCAGGGCGGTGGCAAAGGCGGCGGCGGCCCGATGACATTCGGCAAGAGCCGCGCCCGGTTGCTGTCTGAAGATCAGATCAAGACTACCTTTGCCGATGTGGCTGGGGTGGAGGAAGCCAAGGAAGAAGTGCAGGAGCTGGTGGAGTTCCTGCGTGACCCGGCTAAATTCCAGCGCCTTGGCGGCCGCATTCCCCGCGGCGTGCTGATGGTCGGCTCACCGGGTACCGGTAAGACCCTGCTGGCCAAGGCCATTGCCGGCGAAGCGCGGGTACCGTTCTTCTCCATCTCCGGTTCTGATTTTGTGGAAATGTTTGTCGGCGTGGGTGCCTCCCGCGTGCGCGACATGTTCGAGCAAGCCAAGAAGCACGCGCCCTGCATCATCTTCATCGACGAAATCGATGCGGTGGGGCGCAGCCGTGGCGCCGGCCTCGGTGGTGGTCACGACGAGCGCGAGCAGACCTTGAACCAACTGTTGGTAGAAATGGACGGCTTCGGCGCCAACGACGGCATTATTGTCATCGCCGCCACCAACCGTCCGGACGTGCTCGATGCGGCGCTGCTGCGCCCGGGTCGTTTCGACCGCCAGGTGGTGGTGCCGCTGCCGGACGTGCGCGGCCGCGAGCAGATCATCCGGGTGCATATGCGCCAAGTGCCGGCGGCAGACGACGTTAACCCGTCGCTGATCGCGCGTGGCACCCCAGGCTTTTCCGGTGCCGATCTTGCCAACTTGGTGAACGAGGCGGCCCTGTTTGCGGCCCGCGCCAACAAGCGCATGGTGGGCATGGAAGAGTTCGAGCGTGCCAAGGACAAAATCCTGATGGGTGCTGAGCGTCGCTCGATGGTGATGAGCGAGGAAGAGAAGCTCAACACGGCCTACCACGAAGCTGGGCACGCCATCATCGGCCGCTTGGTGCCGGAGCATGATCCCGTTTACAAGGTGTCGATTATTCCGCGTGGCCGTGCGCTGGGCGTGACCATGTACCTGCCCACCGAAGACAAGTACAGCCAGTCCAAACGGGCGCTGGAAAGCATGATCTGCTCGCTGTTCGGCGGCCGTATTGCCGAGGAGATGATCAACGGGTTTGACGGTGTGACCACCGGCGCCTCCAACGATATCGAGCGGGCCACCAAGATGGCCCGCGCCATGGTCACCAAGTGGGGCTTATCGGAGAAACTGGGCCCGCTGGCTTACGAGGAAGAAGAGGGCGAAGTGTTCCTCGGCAAGGCGATGTCGCAGCGCAAACATGTGTCTGAGCAGACCGCCGAAGCCATCGACCGCGAAGTGCGCGCCATCATTGATGACTGCTATGCCCGCGCCAAAGCAATCCTCGAGGGCAACCGCGACAAGCTGGAAGCCATGGCGCAGGCGCTGATGCTGTACGAGACCATTGATGCCGACCAGATCGACGACATCATGAACAACCGCACCCCGCGTCCGCCCAAGGACTGGCAGGACCCCAGCGCCGGCCGTCCGTCTGCCAGTGCCGGTGATGCCCAGACCCCGGACAGCAGCGGCGGCGAAGAAGGCCCGATCGGCGGGCCCGCCAATACGCACTGA
- the secG gene encoding preprotein translocase subunit SecG has product MEIVLHVIHVVAALAVIGLVLIQHGKGADAGASFGGGASASQSLFGSSGSGSFLTRMTAICAAVFMLTSLGLAWYAGQASKSIDSLPVLERLQQQSNEVPVLDEDLMLAPQTDADVPELVIPEESALEIPEAGVESPAAP; this is encoded by the coding sequence ATGGAAATTGTGCTTCATGTTATTCACGTGGTGGCAGCGCTGGCCGTTATCGGCCTGGTGTTGATCCAGCACGGTAAGGGTGCCGACGCCGGTGCATCCTTCGGCGGTGGTGCGTCTGCCTCCCAGAGCCTGTTTGGTTCCAGCGGCTCCGGTAGCTTCCTCACCCGTATGACGGCCATCTGCGCTGCGGTGTTCATGCTCACCAGCCTGGGGCTGGCGTGGTACGCCGGCCAGGCCTCCAAGAGCATCGACTCACTGCCGGTGCTGGAGCGTCTCCAGCAGCAGAGCAATGAAGTGCCGGTGCTCGACGAGGACCTGATGTTGGCGCCGCAAACGGATGCTGATGTGCCGGAACTGGTGATCCCCGAAGAAAGTGCTTTGGAGATCCCCGAGGCTGGGGTAGAATCCCCGGCCGCGCCGTAA
- the carB gene encoding carbamoyl-phosphate synthase large subunit, which translates to MPKRTDIQSILIIGAGPIVIGQACEFDYSGAQACKALREEGYRVILVNSNPATIMTDPAMADATYIEPITWETVAKIIEVERPDALLPTMGGQTALNCALELERQGVLEKFGVEMIGANADAIDKAEDRSRFDKAMRAIGLECPRSGIAHSMDEAYAVLETLGFPCIIRPSFTMGGSGGGIAYNREEFQEICERGLDLSPTRELLIDESLLGWKEYEMEVVRDRNDNCIIVCTIENLDPMGVHTGDSITVAPAQTLTDKEFQILRNASLAVLREIGVETGGSNVQFGMCPDTGRVVVIEMNPRVSRSSALASKATGFPIAKIAAKLAVGYTLDELKNDITGGQTPASFEPTIDYVVTKIPRFNFEKFAAADPVLTTQMKSVGEVMAIGRNFQESMQKALRGLEVDSYGFEPLLSADNGDLRQQVIEALAVPSPERIWVLGDAFRAGLSVEELFQLTKIDRWFLVQIEDLIREEQALAGTGFSALTAERLRALKRKGFSDRRLSRILGVKESDVRGKRHQLGIHPVYKRVDTCAAEFATSTAYMYSSYDEECEAEPSNRDKIMVIGGGPNRIGQGIEFDYCCVHAAFAMRADGYETIMVNCNPETVSTDYDTSDRLYFEPVTLEDVLEIVAKEQPKGVIVQYGGQTPLKLARALQAAGVPIIGTSPDAIDEAEDRERFQQMINKLGLKQPPNRTARSADEGVRLAGEVGYPLVVRPSYVLGGRAMEIVFNEDELRSYMKNAVSVSNESPVLLDRFLDDAIEVDVDAVCDGKDVVIGGIMQHIEQAGVHSGDSACSLPPYSLDDAIQDVMREQTRAMALELGVIGLMNVQFAVKDGEVFVLEVNPRASRTVPYVSKGIGVSLAQIAARCMAGVSLQEQGFTAEITPKHYYVKEAVFPFAKFPNVDPILGPEMKSTGEVMGVGETFAEAFGKASLGAGERLPVGGTVFVSVRDADKKSVVEVARELATLGFRLVATQGTAQCLTEAGVPVTKVNKVNEGRPHVVDMIKNKEISLIINTTEGKQAVRDSFAIRRSALQNKVFYTTTIGAAWAVCQALKLEQDLQVRRLQDLHAALQGA; encoded by the coding sequence ATGCCTAAGAGAACCGACATTCAGAGCATCCTCATCATCGGCGCCGGTCCCATCGTGATCGGCCAGGCCTGCGAGTTCGATTACTCCGGCGCCCAGGCCTGCAAGGCGCTGCGTGAGGAGGGGTACCGGGTGATCCTGGTGAACTCCAACCCCGCCACCATCATGACCGACCCGGCCATGGCGGACGCCACCTACATCGAGCCCATCACTTGGGAAACGGTGGCGAAGATCATCGAAGTAGAGCGTCCTGACGCGCTGCTGCCCACCATGGGCGGCCAGACCGCGCTGAACTGTGCGCTGGAGCTGGAACGCCAAGGCGTACTGGAAAAATTCGGTGTGGAAATGATCGGCGCCAATGCCGATGCCATCGACAAAGCCGAAGACCGTTCCCGCTTCGACAAGGCGATGCGTGCCATCGGCCTTGAGTGCCCGCGCTCCGGCATCGCCCACAGCATGGACGAAGCCTATGCGGTGCTGGAAACCCTCGGTTTCCCGTGCATCATCCGCCCCAGCTTCACCATGGGCGGTTCCGGTGGCGGCATCGCCTACAACCGCGAAGAGTTCCAGGAAATCTGTGAGCGCGGTCTGGACCTGTCGCCGACCCGCGAATTGCTGATCGACGAGTCGCTGCTGGGCTGGAAAGAGTACGAGATGGAAGTTGTGCGTGACCGCAACGACAACTGCATCATCGTCTGCACCATCGAGAACCTCGACCCGATGGGCGTGCACACCGGTGACTCCATCACTGTGGCGCCGGCTCAGACCCTCACCGACAAAGAGTTCCAGATCCTGCGTAATGCCTCGCTGGCGGTACTGCGCGAGATCGGCGTGGAAACCGGCGGTTCCAACGTGCAGTTCGGCATGTGCCCGGATACCGGCCGGGTGGTGGTGATCGAGATGAACCCGCGGGTGTCGCGTTCCTCGGCGCTGGCCTCCAAGGCGACCGGTTTCCCGATTGCCAAGATCGCCGCCAAGCTGGCGGTGGGCTATACCCTCGATGAACTGAAGAACGACATCACCGGTGGCCAGACCCCGGCCTCGTTCGAGCCGACCATCGACTACGTTGTTACCAAGATTCCGCGCTTTAACTTCGAGAAATTCGCGGCGGCTGATCCGGTGCTGACCACGCAGATGAAATCGGTCGGCGAAGTGATGGCCATCGGCCGTAACTTCCAGGAATCAATGCAGAAAGCACTGCGCGGTCTGGAAGTGGATTCCTACGGTTTCGAACCGCTGCTCAGTGCCGATAACGGTGACCTGCGCCAGCAGGTGATTGAGGCGCTGGCGGTGCCGAGCCCGGAACGCATCTGGGTGCTGGGTGACGCCTTCCGCGCGGGCCTCAGCGTGGAAGAGCTGTTCCAGCTGACCAAGATCGACCGCTGGTTCTTGGTGCAGATCGAAGACCTGATCCGCGAAGAGCAAGCGTTGGCCGGCACCGGCTTCAGCGCGCTCACCGCCGAGCGCCTGCGTGCGCTCAAGCGTAAGGGCTTCTCCGACCGCCGCCTGTCACGCATTCTCGGTGTGAAAGAATCCGATGTGCGTGGCAAGCGCCATCAGCTCGGCATTCATCCGGTCTACAAGCGCGTGGACACCTGCGCTGCCGAGTTCGCCACCAGCACCGCTTACATGTACTCCAGCTATGACGAGGAGTGCGAAGCGGAGCCGTCCAACCGAGACAAGATCATGGTCATCGGCGGCGGCCCGAACCGGATCGGCCAAGGCATTGAGTTCGACTATTGCTGTGTGCACGCGGCCTTTGCCATGCGCGCTGATGGTTACGAAACCATCATGGTCAACTGCAACCCGGAAACTGTGTCCACCGACTACGACACGTCCGACCGCCTCTACTTTGAGCCGGTGACCCTGGAAGACGTGCTCGAAATCGTGGCCAAGGAGCAGCCCAAGGGTGTGATCGTGCAGTACGGCGGCCAGACGCCGCTGAAGCTGGCGCGGGCACTGCAGGCTGCCGGCGTGCCGATCATCGGTACCAGCCCAGATGCCATCGACGAAGCGGAAGATCGCGAACGCTTCCAGCAGATGATCAACAAGCTCGGCTTGAAGCAGCCGCCGAACCGCACTGCCCGCAGTGCGGACGAAGGGGTGCGACTGGCCGGCGAAGTGGGTTATCCGTTGGTGGTGCGTCCGTCCTACGTGCTCGGTGGTCGCGCCATGGAAATCGTCTTCAACGAAGACGAACTGCGCAGCTACATGAAGAACGCGGTGTCGGTGTCCAACGAGTCGCCGGTGCTGCTGGACCGCTTCCTGGATGACGCCATCGAAGTGGATGTCGACGCGGTGTGCGACGGCAAGGACGTGGTGATCGGCGGCATCATGCAGCACATCGAACAGGCCGGTGTGCACTCCGGGGACTCCGCGTGCTCGCTGCCGCCGTACTCCCTCGACGACGCCATCCAAGACGTGATGCGCGAACAGACCCGCGCCATGGCGCTGGAGCTGGGCGTAATTGGCCTGATGAACGTGCAGTTCGCGGTCAAGGACGGCGAAGTGTTTGTGCTGGAAGTGAACCCGCGTGCCTCCCGCACCGTGCCTTATGTGTCGAAGGGCATTGGCGTCTCGTTGGCGCAGATTGCCGCGCGCTGCATGGCCGGCGTCAGCCTGCAAGAGCAGGGCTTCACCGCTGAGATCACGCCTAAGCACTACTATGTGAAAGAAGCGGTGTTCCCGTTTGCCAAGTTCCCCAACGTCGACCCGATTCTCGGCCCGGAAATGAAATCCACTGGTGAAGTAATGGGTGTGGGCGAGACCTTTGCCGAAGCGTTCGGTAAGGCCTCTCTGGGTGCTGGCGAGCGGCTGCCGGTGGGCGGCACCGTATTTGTATCGGTGCGCGACGCGGACAAGAAATCAGTGGTGGAAGTGGCTCGTGAGCTGGCGACGCTGGGCTTCCGCCTAGTGGCGACCCAGGGCACGGCCCAGTGCCTGACCGAGGCCGGCGTGCCGGTGACCAAAGTGAACAAGGTCAACGAAGGCCGTCCGCACGTGGTGGACATGATCAAGAACAAGGAAATCAGCCTGATCATCAACACCACTGAAGGCAAGCAAGCGGTGCGTGACTCGTTCGCCATCCGTCGCTCGGCGCTGCAGAACAAGGTGTTCTACACCACCACCATTGGTGCTGCTTGGGCGGTTTGCCAAGCGCTCAAATTGGAACAGGATCTGCAGGTCCGTCGTCTTCAGGACCTGCATGCGGCCCTTCAAGGGGCGTAA
- the rlmE gene encoding 23S rRNA (uridine(2552)-2'-O)-methyltransferase RlmE, whose protein sequence is MARSKSSGRWLQEHFSDPWVARAQAEGYRSRASFKLLEINEKDRLFRRGMTVLDLGAAPGGWSQVAARELGSSGRIVASDILAMDPIADVTFIQGDFREDEVFEAILDALGGRKVDLVMSDMAPNMSGNRGVDQPRSMYLVELALHMANQVLAPDGRFLAKVFQGEGIEAFRKDLQQSFQRVVTRKPAASRPRSPEVYVLGSGPKMV, encoded by the coding sequence ATGGCACGTTCAAAAAGCAGCGGACGTTGGTTGCAGGAGCACTTCTCCGATCCTTGGGTCGCTAGGGCCCAGGCCGAAGGGTATCGCTCCCGCGCCAGCTTCAAGTTGTTGGAAATAAACGAGAAAGATCGCCTGTTTCGGCGCGGCATGACGGTATTGGACCTGGGTGCAGCGCCCGGTGGCTGGAGCCAAGTGGCGGCGCGCGAGCTCGGCAGCAGTGGCCGGATCGTCGCCAGTGACATTTTGGCGATGGATCCGATTGCTGATGTGACCTTCATTCAGGGCGATTTTCGCGAGGATGAGGTGTTCGAGGCCATCCTTGATGCGCTCGGTGGTCGCAAGGTCGACCTTGTAATGTCAGACATGGCCCCCAATATGAGCGGGAACCGGGGGGTGGATCAGCCGCGCTCCATGTACTTGGTGGAATTGGCGCTGCATATGGCCAACCAGGTGTTGGCGCCGGATGGTCGTTTCCTCGCCAAGGTGTTTCAGGGGGAAGGCATCGAGGCCTTCCGCAAGGATTTGCAGCAGAGTTTCCAGCGGGTTGTGACTCGCAAGCCGGCCGCCAGCCGCCCCCGTTCGCCGGAGGTGTATGTGCTGGGGTCGGGTCCGAAAATGGTGTAG